The genome window TCCATTGGCCGTATTGATCGTACCGGCATTGCTGACCTGGCCACCGACCATCAAGACATAACCACCACCTTGCGTGGCGCTGGTGGTTTGATGGGTTTCGATCAATGCGCCCTGCTCGACGACGACACCGAAGGCATTTGCCACATCACTCGCACCGGTTGCGGCGTTGACTGCATTACCGAAGGTCGGGATGTCGTTGTTACCGAGCTTTTCGCTGTAGATGCCTTTGTTGAATTGATCGTTGCTCATACCAACAGCGGCGGCGACCAGGTTACGGGTGTTGACCTGACTGCTGCCGCTGAAGATGATGCCGTTGGCGTTGACGATCATGACCGTACCCGGCGCCTTGATTTGGCCCTGGATGACGCTGGGTGCGGTGGCATTGTTGATGCGGTTGAGGACTGACCAGTCAGCTTGCTGGTCGAATTGCAGGATGGTGTTCTTGCCGATGTTGAAGCTTTCCCAGTTCAGGATCGCTTTGTCTGCAGTCTGTTTGATGTCGACGATGGTTTTACCGTTCGAGGTCGTTTGCGTCGGGCCATTCGCATTGATCCAGCTGTTGACCAAGCTACCGACATCAAGACCACCAACACCCAAACCATCCGGTACATTACCGGTGGCGGCCAGTCTGGCCGCGCTTTGTTGCGCTTGCGCCAATGCAATCGCACGGGCGGCGGAATTCAGGTTGGCGAGTGAACGTTGTAACTGCGCATTGGCTTGCTGTTGCTGCAGTCCCGGTGAACTGGCCGGCATTGCAGGCATGCCGTTCGGCAGTTTGCCGGTGGCCACTGCGGCGGCTTGGACCGCACCTTTCTGTGCATACCATGCAGCGCTGAAGGCTTGCTGTGCATGCGCATCACCCAGCATGCTCCCGGTCGCCAGCATCAGAGCAATGCCATGGGCCAAAGGCTTGAGGCGTGTCCTGGATGAAGAAGGAGAAACGAAAGATTGTTTGTTGAGCGTGGCCGTCGTATTGCGCTGCATGGAGGAATCCCTTTGTGTATCGTTGCCTGTCCGGTGCCACGAACAATTCCCGTTTATCCGGGAACATTTCGCGGCTTACGGAGGCTATGACCGCAAAGCAGGCACACGACTGCAGCAAGTCATCAAAATGTCACAAATGGTTTTTTCTGCTTCCGACACTACAGTGCATCACGTACATATCAAGCCGTCGCCTTGCGCAATAGAACGATCCCGCCCGGCAATTGCGTGACGTCGGCGCCATAGGCATCGCGGATCAAGGCGATCACATCATCCAGCCGGTCGATGGAAAAACTGGCTTGCACCTTGCTACGCCCCAGCTCTTCGCTGCGCAAGATCAATTTGCCTGGACGATAGCGATTGACCTCGGCCACCACTTCCGACAAGGCAACCTGGTTAAAGACCAGCATGCGCTTGCGCCATGCAGTCACATTACTTGTGTTGACGGCTTGCGGTACGCCGAAGTCATCTGCGCGATATGTCAATTGCTGTCCCGCGTCCAGCGTCGCGCGGTGTATCGCCTGCCCGACCTGCACCCGTCCCTGCAAGCAGGTCACGCAAACATTGTTGCCGGTATAACGGATATTGAATCTGGCACGGAGTGCCGACACGACACCGCCACCTGCGACCACCGTGACGCGGTTTTCCTTATTGAAATCAGTTTGTATCTCAGCTTCGCCGGATAACAATTCGAGGTCTGTTTCATTATTTGCATCCGCCTGCACATTGATGCGCGTCTGCGTATTCATTTGCACCAGCAAACCATCATGCATTGCCAGGCTGCGTTGTTCGCCGGTCGCAGTCTGGTAATCGGCGGCGAAACCTGCAGCCACCTCACCCAACGACGGCCACAATTCCATCGGGGGCCGGAATGCCAAATAAGCCACCGATGCCGCCACTGCGCCGCCGAGGAAGGCGCGTCGTCCCTTGCGCACACCGGAAGCGGCATCCTGCCGTATCGCTTCATGTTGCTTGAGCTGCATCGCTGCCGGACGCATCGCGCCCCATACGCTGCGTGCCTGGCTAAAGGCGGTCGCATGCGCACGGTTCTGCGCACACCATTGCCGGAAGGCATTGGCGTCGTTTTCCGTCACCGCGTGCGAGGCGAGCCGTACCACCCAGGCTTGTGCTTCGCGCTGGATGGCCGTGTCGTCTGCTGTCATGGTTTTCTTATTCATATTACTTAGACTGTTTTCCGGCGCCGGGACCGAAGCGTTGAATGAAATCCCGTCCCATACGCTCGCAGCAATGTTCAAGGCCGGCGCGCAATTCTTTCTCTACCGTACGCACCGAAATACCGAAACGCACGGCAATTTCCTTGTGCGGCATTTCATCGACGCGCGCCGCGATCACAATCAGGCGACGCCGTTTCGGCAACTCCGCCAATGCGCGTTCCAATGCTTCGATTTCGGTTTTGGCTTCCAGCGTACGACCGGGATCCGCCAATTCGTCGGCCAGTTCGTACAAACCCTCGATCTCCGGCACGCTGAGCATGCGCGCATTACTCTTGCGCTGGTCTTCGGCAATATTGAGGGCGATCCTATATAGATAGGCAGATGGATACTTGATTGCGCTGGGCGCATTCATGTTCTCCACCTTCAAATAAGTTTCATGCAAGGCATCGTTGGCCAGGTCTTCCGAACCGAGACGCAAATGCAGGTGGCGCCGGAATTGTGCGTAGCGACTGAGGAATAGTG of Janthinobacterium sp. Marseille contains these proteins:
- a CDS encoding FecR domain-containing protein yields the protein MTADDTAIQREAQAWVVRLASHAVTENDANAFRQWCAQNRAHATAFSQARSVWGAMRPAAMQLKQHEAIRQDAASGVRKGRRAFLGGAVAASVAYLAFRPPMELWPSLGEVAAGFAADYQTATGEQRSLAMHDGLLVQMNTQTRINVQADANNETDLELLSGEAEIQTDFNKENRVTVVAGGGVVSALRARFNIRYTGNNVCVTCLQGRVQVGQAIHRATLDAGQQLTYRADDFGVPQAVNTSNVTAWRKRMLVFNQVALSEVVAEVNRYRPGKLILRSEELGRSKVQASFSIDRLDDVIALIRDAYGADVTQLPGGIVLLRKATA
- a CDS encoding RNA polymerase sigma factor, with translation MPEALKESLRALFLSRYAQFRRHLHLRLGSEDLANDALHETYLKVENMNAPSAIKYPSAYLYRIALNIAEDQRKSNARMLSVPEIEGLYELADELADPGRTLEAKTEIEALERALAELPKRRRLIVIAARVDEMPHKEIAVRFGISVRTVEKELRAGLEHCCERMGRDFIQRFGPGAGKQSK